In Erigeron canadensis isolate Cc75 chromosome 7, C_canadensis_v1, whole genome shotgun sequence, one DNA window encodes the following:
- the LOC122607467 gene encoding F-box/FBD/LRR-repeat protein At1g13570-like, translating to MELVHGGSSKASKFVAEDDFISSLPETLITSILDRLPIRDAVRTGILARNWRLKWTMLSQLVLDEQFFKDLLGAQGISSYDWRNVIQFLLHLKGSITKFTLRLPKHRVVNDKDINHWFLFLSGKGIKDVTLINKHKTPLKLPAHLFSCLELQCLEIDNCYFHPPLSFRGFPNLLDLNLYWVRVESNKYGELLTGCPLLEILVIHHNGLFGKVKPVEISKLENLKKLTMPLFKLDTSTLTSSSIIELVGSFSKLQEVNLGFQM from the coding sequence atgGAATTGGTTCATGGGGGTAGTAGCAAAGCATCAAAATTTGTGGCAGAAGATGATTTTATTAGCAGCTTGCCAGAGACTCTGATAACTAGTATTTTGGATCGTTTGCCTATACGAGATGCGGTTAGGACTGGTATCTTGGCCAGAAACTGGAGGTTGAAATGGACTATGCTCTCCCAACTCGTGTTGGATGAGCAGTTCTTTAAGGATTTATTAGGAGCCCAAGGCATAAGTAGTTATGATTGGAGGAATGTAATTCAATTTCTCCTTCATCTTAAAGGTTCCATTACGAAGTTTACCCTCCGTCTACCAAAACACAGGGTAGTCAATGATAAGGATATAAACCATTGGTTTCTGTTCTTGTCTGGAAAGGGAATTAAGGATGTCACTCTTATAAATAAGCATAAAACACCACTGAAGTTGCCTGCCCATCTTTTCTCTTGTCTTGAGTTACAATGTTTGGAGATTGATAACTGCTATTTCCATCCTCCCCTTAGTTTTCGAGGCTTTCCAAATCTATTGGACTTAAACTTGTATTGGGTACGAGTTGAAAGCAATAAATATGGGGAGCTTCTTACTGGTTGTCCGTTACTTGAGATTCTGGTTATTCACCATAACGGTCTTTTTGGCAAAGTGAAACCAGTTGAGATTTCAAAACTTGAGAATCTTAAAAAGTTAACTATGCCATTATTCAAGCTTGACACAAGTACATTAACAAGTTCCAGCATCATTGAGCTTGTGGGTTCTTTTTCAAAACTTCAGGAAGTTAATTTAGGTTTTCAAATGTGA
- the LOC122607456 gene encoding uncharacterized protein LOC122607456 isoform X1 encodes MIYIYTSVSNYHPKFPHPTSQVHTFKTLPSFVATITAPFDQELEMWGFGGRFYWGNKTRLNNSKGIVVVFAWMSSQTKHVKNYVDLYSSLGWDSLVCHSQFLNLFFPDKAHMLALDILNELVKELRKRPCPVVFASFSGGPKACMYKALQIIDSKGESCRDLGEFQLVRDCLSGHIFDSTPVDFTSDLGTRFVLHPSILKLSSPPTIAKWIANGISSSLDALFLSSFESQRAVYWQTLYSTVRMRAPYLILCSENDDLAPYQIIRNFAQRLESLGADVKLVNWTSSPHVGHYRHHPVEYKAAVTDLLTKAISIYSQRIQRVSGSHSVTSEPLNHLREAVSSSNEYQSFHRITLDMNDHFVVPGSVEYHEGRDVGSVQDAPKERFIPRSAPPMVNPQGILGQILFDVCVPKNVEDWDLRSSSSSSYTFTSGRRHSHFNPIKCIRRSRL; translated from the exons atgatatatatatatacttctgtAAGTAATTATCATCCAAAATTCCCTCACCCCACATCCCAAGTTCACACCTTTAAGACTTTGCCATCTTTTGTTGCTACTATTACAGCTCCATTTGATCAAGAATTAGAAATGTGGGGATTTGGGGGCAGATTTTATTGGGGAAACAAAACAAGATTAAATAATAGTAAAGGAATTGTGGTTGTATTTGCATGGATGTCAAGCCAAACAAAACATGTTAAGAATTATGTTGATCTTTACTCTTCTCTTGGTTGGGATTCACTTGTTTGCCATTCCCAATTTCttaattt GTTCTTCCCTGATAAGGCTCATATGTTGGCACTGGACATTCTTAACGAGCTTGTTAAG GAGCTAAGGAAAAGGCCATGCCCAGTTGTCTTTGCATCTTTCTCTGGTGGTCCCAAAGCTTGCATGTACAAAGCTTTGCAG ATAATTGACTCGAAGGGTGAATCTTGTAGAGATCTG GGTGAATTTCAACTAGTTAGAGATTGTCTTTCTGGACACATATTCGATTCGACTCCTGTGGATTTCACAAGTGATTTGGGCACACGATTTGTTCTTCACCCGAGTATTCTTAAATTGTCTAGTCCTCCAACAATAGCAAAATGGATTGCAAATGGCATCTCATCTAGCCTTGATGCTCTGTTCCTTAGTAGTTTTGAGTCACAGCGTGCAGTATATTGGCAGACTCTGTACTCAACTGTA AGAATGAGAGCACCATATTTAATACTTTGCTCGGAAAATGATGATCTTGCTCCTTACCAAATCATCCGCAACTTTGCCCAACGGTTAGAAAGTCTTGGTGCTGATGTCAAGTTGGTGAACTGGACTAGCTCTCCTCATGTAG GTCATTATCGGCATCATCCCGTTGAGTACAAGGCTGCTGTGACTGACTTGCTAACCAAGGCTATATCCATTTATTCACAAAGAATCCAACGAGTCAGTGGGTCTCACAGTGTGACCTCAGAACCGTTAAACCACCTAAGGGAAGCAGTTTCCAGTTCAAACGAGTACCAGAGCTTCCATAGAATCACTCTTGATATGAATGACCACTTTGTCGTGCCTGGCTCAGTCGAGTACCATGAAGGGAGAGATGTGGGGTCCGTTCAGGATGCCCCTAAAGAACGCTTCATTCCAAGGTCAGCCCCACCAATGGTCAACCCTCAGGGTATTCTTGGTCAAATCTTGTTTGATGTTTGTGTCCCAAAAAACGTTGAAGATTGGGATTTAAGGTCTTCGTCATCTTCCTCTTACACGTTTACTTCAGGCCGGAGAcattcacattttaatcctatAAAATGCATTCGAAGATCGAGACTTTAA
- the LOC122607456 gene encoding uncharacterized protein LOC122607456 isoform X2: MIYIYTSVSNYHPKFPHPTSQVHTFKTLPSFVATITAPFDQELEMWGFGGRFYWGNKTRLNNSKGIVVVFAWMSSQTKHVKNYVDLYSSLGWDSLVCHSQFLNLFFPDKAHMLALDILNELVKELRKRPCPVVFASFSGGPKACMYKALQIIDSKGESCRDLGEFQLVRDCLSGHIFDSTPVDFTSDLGTRFVLHPSILKLSSPPTIAKWIANGISSSLDALFLSSFESQRAVYWQTLYSTRMRAPYLILCSENDDLAPYQIIRNFAQRLESLGADVKLVNWTSSPHVGHYRHHPVEYKAAVTDLLTKAISIYSQRIQRVSGSHSVTSEPLNHLREAVSSSNEYQSFHRITLDMNDHFVVPGSVEYHEGRDVGSVQDAPKERFIPRSAPPMVNPQGILGQILFDVCVPKNVEDWDLRSSSSSSYTFTSGRRHSHFNPIKCIRRSRL, encoded by the exons atgatatatatatatacttctgtAAGTAATTATCATCCAAAATTCCCTCACCCCACATCCCAAGTTCACACCTTTAAGACTTTGCCATCTTTTGTTGCTACTATTACAGCTCCATTTGATCAAGAATTAGAAATGTGGGGATTTGGGGGCAGATTTTATTGGGGAAACAAAACAAGATTAAATAATAGTAAAGGAATTGTGGTTGTATTTGCATGGATGTCAAGCCAAACAAAACATGTTAAGAATTATGTTGATCTTTACTCTTCTCTTGGTTGGGATTCACTTGTTTGCCATTCCCAATTTCttaattt GTTCTTCCCTGATAAGGCTCATATGTTGGCACTGGACATTCTTAACGAGCTTGTTAAG GAGCTAAGGAAAAGGCCATGCCCAGTTGTCTTTGCATCTTTCTCTGGTGGTCCCAAAGCTTGCATGTACAAAGCTTTGCAG ATAATTGACTCGAAGGGTGAATCTTGTAGAGATCTG GGTGAATTTCAACTAGTTAGAGATTGTCTTTCTGGACACATATTCGATTCGACTCCTGTGGATTTCACAAGTGATTTGGGCACACGATTTGTTCTTCACCCGAGTATTCTTAAATTGTCTAGTCCTCCAACAATAGCAAAATGGATTGCAAATGGCATCTCATCTAGCCTTGATGCTCTGTTCCTTAGTAGTTTTGAGTCACAGCGTGCAGTATATTGGCAGACTCTGTACTCAACT AGAATGAGAGCACCATATTTAATACTTTGCTCGGAAAATGATGATCTTGCTCCTTACCAAATCATCCGCAACTTTGCCCAACGGTTAGAAAGTCTTGGTGCTGATGTCAAGTTGGTGAACTGGACTAGCTCTCCTCATGTAG GTCATTATCGGCATCATCCCGTTGAGTACAAGGCTGCTGTGACTGACTTGCTAACCAAGGCTATATCCATTTATTCACAAAGAATCCAACGAGTCAGTGGGTCTCACAGTGTGACCTCAGAACCGTTAAACCACCTAAGGGAAGCAGTTTCCAGTTCAAACGAGTACCAGAGCTTCCATAGAATCACTCTTGATATGAATGACCACTTTGTCGTGCCTGGCTCAGTCGAGTACCATGAAGGGAGAGATGTGGGGTCCGTTCAGGATGCCCCTAAAGAACGCTTCATTCCAAGGTCAGCCCCACCAATGGTCAACCCTCAGGGTATTCTTGGTCAAATCTTGTTTGATGTTTGTGTCCCAAAAAACGTTGAAGATTGGGATTTAAGGTCTTCGTCATCTTCCTCTTACACGTTTACTTCAGGCCGGAGAcattcacattttaatcctatAAAATGCATTCGAAGATCGAGACTTTAA